In Drosophila gunungcola strain Sukarami chromosome 2R unlocalized genomic scaffold, Dgunungcola_SK_2 000020F, whole genome shotgun sequence, a single window of DNA contains:
- the LOC128256512 gene encoding splicing factor YJU2 isoform X2 has product MSERKVLNKYYPPDFDPSKIPRMKLAKNRQYTVRLMAPFNMRCKTCGEYIYKGKKFNARKEDVENETYLGIRIYRFYIKCTRCLQEISFKTDPQNTDYEIEAGATRNFMALKLAEEQARREEQELREEEANNPMKLLENRTQQSRNEIEMLESLEELRDLNRRQQTVDYTTLLQQYNTVETERERQEREEREDEDFIKSVNFKNKSEGGARIVAEEIIEEVKEEPVDPLPAPPPAKQAKSRMLSVSASSSSKASALQPLVKRKTPLVLLHICPTCSSEN; this is encoded by the exons ATGTCCGAGCGCAAGGTTTTAAAC AAATACTACCCCCCGGACTTCGATCCGTCGAAGATTCCGCGGATGAAACTGGCCAAAAACCGGCAGTACACCGTGCGATTGATGGCTCCATTTAATATGCGCTGCAAAACATGCGGGGAATATATTTACAAGGGCAAGAAGTTCAATGCCCGCAAGGAGGATGTGGAGAATGAGACGTACCTGGGCATCAGGATCTATCGTTTCTACATCAAGTGCACGCGCTGTCTGCAGGAGATCTCCTTCAAGACGGATCCGCAGAACACGGACTACGAGATCGAGGCGGGGGCCACAAGGAACTTCATGGCCCTCAAGCTGGCCGAGGAGCAGGCGAGGCGCGAGGAGCAGGAACTGCGCGAGGAGGAGGCCAACAATCCGATGAAGCTGCTCGAGAATCGCACCCAGCAGTCGCGCAACGAGATCGAAATGCTGGAGAGTCTGGAGGAGTTGCGGGATCTCAACCGGCGCCAGCAAACGGTGGACTACACCACACTGTTGCAGCAGTACAACACGGTGGAGACGGAGCGGGAGCGACAGGAGCGGGAGGAGCGCGAGGACGAGGACTTTATCAA GTCTGTCAACTTCAAGAACAAATCCGAAGGAGGTGCTCGCATTGTGGCCGAGGAAATCATTGAGGAGGTTAAGGAGGAACCGGTGGATCCACTGCCAGCTCCACCACCTGCCAAACAGGCCAAGTCCAGGATGCTGAGTGTTTCCGCCTCTTCATCCAGCAAAGCTTCAGCTTTGCAGCCCTTGGTTAAACGGAAGACGCCCTTGGTTCTG CTCCACATCTGCCCCACCTGTTCCAGCGAAAACTAA
- the LOC128256512 gene encoding splicing factor YJU2 isoform X1: MSERKVLNKYYPPDFDPSKIPRMKLAKNRQYTVRLMAPFNMRCKTCGEYIYKGKKFNARKEDVENETYLGIRIYRFYIKCTRCLQEISFKTDPQNTDYEIEAGATRNFMALKLAEEQARREEQELREEEANNPMKLLENRTQQSRNEIEMLESLEELRDLNRRQQTVDYTTLLQQYNTVETERERQEREEREDEDFIKSVNFKNKSEGGARIVAEEIIEEVKEEPVDPLPAPPPAKQAKSRMLSVSASSSSKASALQPLVKRKTPLVLVKPKTPSVVTPIESKPTPSSTSAPPVPAKTKAPNPPAAAPAGLSLLAAYSDSSEDSN; this comes from the exons ATGTCCGAGCGCAAGGTTTTAAAC AAATACTACCCCCCGGACTTCGATCCGTCGAAGATTCCGCGGATGAAACTGGCCAAAAACCGGCAGTACACCGTGCGATTGATGGCTCCATTTAATATGCGCTGCAAAACATGCGGGGAATATATTTACAAGGGCAAGAAGTTCAATGCCCGCAAGGAGGATGTGGAGAATGAGACGTACCTGGGCATCAGGATCTATCGTTTCTACATCAAGTGCACGCGCTGTCTGCAGGAGATCTCCTTCAAGACGGATCCGCAGAACACGGACTACGAGATCGAGGCGGGGGCCACAAGGAACTTCATGGCCCTCAAGCTGGCCGAGGAGCAGGCGAGGCGCGAGGAGCAGGAACTGCGCGAGGAGGAGGCCAACAATCCGATGAAGCTGCTCGAGAATCGCACCCAGCAGTCGCGCAACGAGATCGAAATGCTGGAGAGTCTGGAGGAGTTGCGGGATCTCAACCGGCGCCAGCAAACGGTGGACTACACCACACTGTTGCAGCAGTACAACACGGTGGAGACGGAGCGGGAGCGACAGGAGCGGGAGGAGCGCGAGGACGAGGACTTTATCAA GTCTGTCAACTTCAAGAACAAATCCGAAGGAGGTGCTCGCATTGTGGCCGAGGAAATCATTGAGGAGGTTAAGGAGGAACCGGTGGATCCACTGCCAGCTCCACCACCTGCCAAACAGGCCAAGTCCAGGATGCTGAGTGTTTCCGCCTCTTCATCCAGCAAAGCTTCAGCTTTGCAGCCCTTGGTTAAACGGAAGACGCCCTTGGTTCTGGTGAAACCCAAAACACCCTCAGTAGTGACTCCTATTGAATCCAAACCAACCCCCAGCTCCACATCTGCCCCACCTGTTCCAGCGAAAACTAAAGCTCCAAATCCCCCAGCTGCAGCACCAGCTGGTCTTTCCCTTTTGGCTGCCTACAGCGACAGCTCAGAGGATTCCAATTGA